AATCAATTACTTGAAAGAGCATTCTTTAATAATCAAGATGGTATGTTATATCCAGGTATACCTTTTTTGATTGATGATTCAAGGCCAAGTTTGGATAAAGCTCCATTACTTGGTGAAAATAATATAGATATATATTGTAATTTATTAGGATATAAACTTTCTGATGTTTTATTGTTGCATCAGTCTGGAGTGGTATAAATTTATGAGTAATGTATTGAATGGATTAAGAATACTGGATTTAACACAGGTTGCAGCTGGCCCATATACTACTATGCTCATAGGTTATTTTGGTGCTGAAGTGATAAAGATCGAGTCTTCTTCTCGTATGGATATTAATCGTGGTCCTGTAAAACCATCACCTGCTACACATACTGTTTACCCAAATAATACATCTGGTGAAACACCATGGAATATTGCAGCTCACCACATACAAAGAAATGTTAATAAACAGTGTATAACTTTAGATCTCGCCAATAAGGAAGGGAAAAAACAAATATATGAACTGATTAAAATAAGTGATGTGTTTATAGAGAATTTTAGAGCTTCGGTCGTAGATCGTTTAGGATTAGATTATGAATCTGTAAAAAAGATTAATCCAAGTATTGTTTATGCAAAAATTAGTAGTCAAGGAAACACTGGAAGAGAAAAAAACTATGGATCTTTGGGGTCTACACTTGAACAAACCGGAGGCTTAGCATCAATAACCGGTTACTTTAATGAAAATCCTTTATTAACCAATGAAACATTTCCAGACCCCATGGTAGGTTTATTTTCCGTAGGAATTATATTAAGTGCTTTACGTAGAAGAAAAATGTATGGGAAAGGTTGCTTTATTGATTTATCCCAAAGAGAATTAACAGTAAATTTGATTGGAGAACATATATTAGAATCACAATCAGACATAAAGACCCAAAAGTTGTTGGGTAATAGTCATAAAATATCTGCACCTCAAGGAGTCTACAAATGCAGAGGGGATGATGA
This genomic window from SAR202 cluster bacterium contains:
- a CDS encoding CoA transferase, which codes for MFYCCISLEWYKFMSNVLNGLRILDLTQVAAGPYTTMLIGYFGAEVIKIESSSRMDINRGPVKPSPATHTVYPNNTSGETPWNIAAHHIQRNVNKQCITLDLANKEGKKQIYELIKISDVFIENFRASVVDRLGLDYESVKKINPSIVYAKISSQGNTGREKNYGSLGSTLEQTGGLASITGYFNENPLLTNETFPDPMVGLFSVGIILSALRRRKMYGKGCFIDLSQRELTVNLIGEHILESQSDIKTQKLLGNSHKISAPQGVYKCRGDDDWITLSISNDNEWSILCNIMDKTNLIDKNEYKTSFDRHKHRIEIDQVINDWTTSKTKYELMSLLQEANIPAGVVSKGREVINDPQLNFMQFWDNVNHPEAGKYKQVTTPWIFSNFTRNDTNPAHNLGEDNQRVFQDILGLDNNKYQHLLDIGCIGGSPLRT